GTCTTAAAATTACTTAAATTGGAGGTTATCAACAGATGACAGTAACTGCTTCCCAAGTCAAAGAGCTTAGGGAAACCACGGGGGCAGGCATGATGGATTGTAAAGCAGCATTAACTGAAGCAAAAGGTGACATGGAAAAAGCGGTTGATATTTTGCGCAAAAGAGGGTCTGCTACTTTACAAAAGAAAGCCGGAAGAGTTGCTAATGAAGGAATAATTGATGCCTATATACACGCTGGCGGAAAACTTGGTGTTATTTTAGAGGTTAATTGCGAAACTGATTTTGTGGCACGGAATAAAGATTTTAAGAACTTTGTCCATGACTTAGCCATGCATATCGCTGCCGCTAACCCACTTTGGATTTCACGAGATGAGATTTCTCCGGAAGTAATTACGAAAGAACGGGACATTTACAAAGAACAAGCTCTTAATGAAGGAAAACCAGAAAAGGTTATAGATAAAATAGTTGAAGGTAAACTTGAAAAATTTTATGAAAGAACATGTCTTTTAGACCAACCCTTTGTTAAAAACCAGGAGATAACTATCAAAAATTATCTTGGTGAGTTAGTGGGAAAAATTGGAGAAAATATAGTTATTAGACGTTTTGATAGATATTTATTGGGAGAAGAAGAATAATTTTAATTTAGATTTTAATATCAATAAGTTCACTTAAAAATATTTTTTCGCGATGATAAATAAAATATTTACGAAAGGGATTTATGTGAAAAAACCTGCGTATAAAAGGGTTCTTTTAAAACTTAGCGGAGAAGCTCTTACTAATAAACTTGGGTATGGAATGGACCCCGAAATAATGTTATCGATAGCGAAACAAATCAAAGAAATTAATGATCTTGGAGTTGAAGTAGCAGTTGTTGTTGGCGGAGGTAATATTTTTAGGGGGATAGCTGCGAGTGCTCGGGGGATGGACAGGGCAACGGCTGATTTTATAGGAATGCTTGCTACGGTGATGAACTCATTGGCTCTCCAGGACGCCTTAGAGAATCAACAAGCAATAACTCGTGTTCAAACTGCTATTTGGATGCAAGAGATAGCAGAACCGTATATAAGGCGTCGGGCTATTAGACATCTTGAGAAGGGGCGTGTTGTCATATTCGCAGCTGGGACAGGCAACCCTTATTTTAGTACGGATACTGCTGCCGCATTGAGAGCCTTAGAAATAGGCGCGGAAGCAATATTAAAAGCAACCAAAGTTGGTGGAGTTTATGATTCGGACCCAATTAAAAACCCAAATGCTAAGTTGTTTTCAGAACTTAAGTACATTGATGTTCTAAATATGGGGTTAAAGGTGATGGATACAACGGCAATTTCTTTGTGTATGGATAACAATCTTCCAATAATTGTTTTTAACTTAACCGAGCAAGGCAATATTAAAAAAGTGTTGTTTGGGGAAAAAATTGGAACCATTGTTAGAGGGGGAAATAATGATGGCTAAAGAGCTTCTCAAACGTGCCGAAGATAGAATGAAGATGGCGGTTCAGGCTCTAAGGGGAGAATTTGGGACAGTCAGAACCGGACGTGCTTCAGTTTCTATTTTAGATAAGGTCAATGTTGATTATTTTGGGACCGCAACACCCATTAATCAGCTTGCGAGCATATCGGCTCCCGAGCCACGTTTACTTACTATTCAACCCTGGGACAAATCAATTATTAATGATATTGAAAAAGCAATAACAAAGTCTAATCTTGGTTTTAATCCTTCTAACGATGGAACATTAATTAGGATTCCAATGCCGTCTCTAACCGAAGAGAGAAGAAAAGAATTAGTTAAGGTGGTAAAAGGAATGGCAGAGGAAAGTAGAGTTTCTGTTAGAAATATAAGGCGTGATACAAATGAACACATTAAGTCTATGGAAAAAGATGGAGATATATCGGAAGATGATTTTAGAAGGGTACAATCAGAAGTTCAAAAGCTTACAGATAGATAT
This is a stretch of genomic DNA from Candidatus Oleimmundimicrobium sp.. It encodes these proteins:
- the tsf gene encoding translation elongation factor Ts, translating into MTVTASQVKELRETTGAGMMDCKAALTEAKGDMEKAVDILRKRGSATLQKKAGRVANEGIIDAYIHAGGKLGVILEVNCETDFVARNKDFKNFVHDLAMHIAAANPLWISRDEISPEVITKERDIYKEQALNEGKPEKVIDKIVEGKLEKFYERTCLLDQPFVKNQEITIKNYLGELVGKIGENIVIRRFDRYLLGEEE
- the pyrH gene encoding UMP kinase — its product is MKKPAYKRVLLKLSGEALTNKLGYGMDPEIMLSIAKQIKEINDLGVEVAVVVGGGNIFRGIAASARGMDRATADFIGMLATVMNSLALQDALENQQAITRVQTAIWMQEIAEPYIRRRAIRHLEKGRVVIFAAGTGNPYFSTDTAAALRALEIGAEAILKATKVGGVYDSDPIKNPNAKLFSELKYIDVLNMGLKVMDTTAISLCMDNNLPIIVFNLTEQGNIKKVLFGEKIGTIVRGGNNDG
- the frr gene encoding ribosome recycling factor — translated: MMAKELLKRAEDRMKMAVQALRGEFGTVRTGRASVSILDKVNVDYFGTATPINQLASISAPEPRLLTIQPWDKSIINDIEKAITKSNLGFNPSNDGTLIRIPMPSLTEERRKELVKVVKGMAEESRVSVRNIRRDTNEHIKSMEKDGDISEDDFRRVQSEVQKLTDRYIAEIDKMLKHKEDEIMEV